The following are encoded together in the Desulfovibrio sp. genome:
- a CDS encoding glucose-6-phosphate isomerase yields MSHYLEWSRAYSHRLNAADAAPLQARAAELGVRLERELAQGVLPFLSMPYRATLERDLPPILEKVRTRKHMVVLGIGGSALGARALQKAFAPGQDRPGHDGPCLWIADNVCAEEFEALLGSLDAADTSVVCISKSGGTIETLAQYFLVRQWLQDALGQGWHDHMVVVTDATSGYLRQEATLLGLASLEVPDYLGGRYSVLSAVGLLPAGFLGIDWQALLDGAASVARQLVENPRAMGQHPSFALACWAHALELQEYSQLILFCYVPQWAALGPWFAQLWAESLGKDGQGILPVAATGVTDQHSVNQMFLSGPRNKGCIFLTSRGQAAGRAFGQDLPQEWAWLRGKPLGALLEAEALGTRMALCMNAVPLVHIDMDGTGPRAAGAFMLLLEAATLFTGWLMGVNPLDQPAVELGKRLANARLGAPGYATEHADLDTFMAVPTQEQAF; encoded by the coding sequence ATGTCTCATTATCTTGAATGGTCACGGGCCTACAGTCACAGGCTGAACGCGGCGGACGCCGCCCCTCTTCAGGCCAGGGCCGCCGAACTGGGCGTCCGTCTGGAGCGTGAGCTGGCTCAGGGCGTTCTGCCTTTTCTTTCAATGCCGTACAGGGCGACGCTTGAGCGGGATCTGCCGCCCATTCTTGAAAAGGTGCGAACCCGCAAACACATGGTTGTTCTGGGCATAGGCGGTTCGGCTTTGGGCGCGCGGGCACTGCAAAAAGCCTTTGCGCCGGGTCAGGACAGGCCGGGGCATGACGGCCCGTGCCTGTGGATTGCCGACAACGTGTGCGCTGAAGAATTTGAAGCCCTGCTTGGCAGCCTCGACGCGGCGGACACGTCTGTGGTCTGCATCAGCAAATCCGGCGGCACCATTGAAACCCTGGCCCAGTATTTTCTGGTGCGCCAGTGGCTTCAGGACGCTCTGGGCCAGGGCTGGCATGACCACATGGTGGTTGTTACCGACGCCACATCCGGCTATCTGCGGCAGGAGGCCACCCTGCTCGGTCTGGCTTCGCTGGAAGTTCCGGACTATCTGGGCGGGCGCTACTCCGTGCTTTCCGCCGTGGGGCTGCTGCCCGCCGGATTTCTGGGCATTGACTGGCAGGCCCTCCTGGACGGCGCGGCCAGTGTGGCCCGTCAACTGGTGGAAAATCCGCGCGCCATGGGGCAGCACCCGTCCTTTGCGCTTGCCTGCTGGGCTCACGCGCTGGAACTGCAGGAATACAGCCAGCTCATCCTGTTCTGCTACGTGCCGCAATGGGCGGCCCTTGGCCCCTGGTTTGCGCAACTGTGGGCCGAAAGTCTGGGCAAGGACGGGCAGGGTATTCTGCCAGTGGCTGCCACAGGGGTTACGGATCAGCATTCGGTAAACCAGATGTTTCTGAGCGGCCCGCGCAACAAGGGCTGCATCTTTTTAACCAGCCGTGGGCAGGCCGCAGGCCGTGCCTTTGGTCAGGATCTGCCGCAGGAATGGGCATGGCTGCGCGGCAAGCCCCTGGGCGCGCTGCTTGAAGCCGAGGCTCTGGGCACGCGCATGGCCCTGTGCATGAATGCGGTGCCGCTGGTGCACATTGATATGGACGGTACGGGCCCCAGGGCCGCCGGGGCCTTTATGCTGCTCTTGGAGGCGGCGACCCTGTTTACTGGCTGGCTCATGGGCGTGAACCCCCTGGATCAGCCCGCGGTGGAACTGGGCAAGCGCCTGGCCAACGCCCGCCTGGGCGCGCCCGGCTATGCTACCGAACATGCGGATCTGGATACTTTTATGGCCGTGCCCACGC
- a CDS encoding YchJ family protein: protein MLQQCPCGSGRSLDQCCAPHMDGTVWPNDAETLMRSRYSAYVLGRYQWLVDSTHPDYRDDISVQKLTEQAKDVHWLRLDIGRVEDGVPAGRNGELFDVVEFHAYYEMEGVPRQLGERSFFARHEDKIYYVDGVGLRPEAYRRPEVKVGRNDPCPCGSGKKYKKCCGAEKA from the coding sequence ATGCTACAACAGTGCCCTTGCGGCAGCGGACGGTCTTTGGACCAGTGCTGTGCCCCCCATATGGATGGAACGGTCTGGCCCAACGATGCCGAAACACTTATGCGCTCACGGTATTCGGCCTATGTATTGGGCCGTTATCAATGGCTTGTGGACAGCACGCACCCGGACTACCGGGACGACATTTCTGTGCAAAAGCTGACGGAACAGGCCAAGGATGTCCACTGGCTGCGCCTGGATATCGGGCGGGTGGAAGACGGCGTGCCCGCAGGGCGGAACGGCGAGCTTTTCGATGTGGTGGAATTTCACGCCTACTACGAAATGGAAGGCGTCCCCCGGCAGCTTGGCGAACGCAGTTTCTTTGCCCGGCACGAAGACAAGATTTATTATGTGGACGGCGTCGGCCTGAGGCCGGAAGCCTACCGCAGGCCGGAGGTCAAGGTGGGGCGTAATGATCCCTGCCCCTGCGGCAGTGGCAAAAAATACAAAAAATGCTGTGGAGCCGAAAAAGCTTGA